A window from Telopea speciosissima isolate NSW1024214 ecotype Mountain lineage chromosome 8, Tspe_v1, whole genome shotgun sequence encodes these proteins:
- the LOC122671995 gene encoding aldehyde oxidase GLOX1-like, whose product MHMQLLNNDRVIIFDRTDFGRSNLSLPNGKCRDDPNDQALKHDCTAHSAEYNLLTNSIRPLMVQTDTWCSSGAVSADGNLIQTGGFNDGERVVRIFQPCSTCDWQEVSNGLSARRWYATNNILPDGRIIVIGGRQQFNYEFYPKSTTSTNQLFSLPFLSQTNDRYEDNLYPFVYLNVDGNLFIFANNQSILFNYTTNSIVKTFPEIPDGNPRNYPSTGSSVLLPLKLNNNLLVEAEVLICGGAPRGSVQQANSGKFIGAIQTCGRIRITDPNPTWTMETMPLARVMGDMTLLPNGQVLIINGAARGIAGWEMGRDPVFYPVVYLPDNPVDTSRFQVLNPSSIPRMYHSTAILLRDGRVLVGGSNPHQYYRFSGVLYPTELNLEAFSPPYLDLEYSGLRPTITTPVSYTKVRYGQRLAVRFSVSNSTTKVDKKKVQVTMVSPSFTTHSYSMNQRVLMLNTGHVLAVTTSSYAMAVWAPNSAFLAPPGYYLLYVVHQDIPSEGVWVQIH is encoded by the coding sequence ATGCACATGCAGCTACTCAACAATGATCGCGTTATCATCTTCGATCGCACCGACTTCGGCCGTTCCAATCTCTCCTTACCCAATGGCAAATGCCGTGATGACCCAAATGACCAAGCCCTCAAGCATGACTGCACCGCTCACTCTGCTGAGTACAACCTACTCACTAATTCCATACGTCCCCTTATGGTCCAAACCGATACTTGGTGCTCTTCCGGTGCCGTCTCCGCCGACGGCAACCTCATCCAAACAGGTGGATTCAACGACGGCGAACGTGTCGTCAGAATTTTCCAACCTTGCTCTACTTGTGACTGGCAAGAAGTTTCTAATGGACTCAGCGCTAGACGTTGGTACGCCACCAATAACATATTACCTGATGGACGGATCATTGTGATCGGTGGTCGCCAGCAATTCAATTACGAGTTCTACCCCAAATCTACTACTTCCACTAATCAGCTCTTCTCCTTACCGTTTCTATCACAAACCAATGACCGTTACGAAGACAATCTCTACCCTTTTGTTTACCTCAATGTGGATGGAAACTTATTCATCTTCGCCAACAACCAATCAATCTTGTTCAACTACACTACTAATTCCATCGTGAAAACTTTCCCAGAAATTCCAGATGGAAATCCCCGGAATTACCCAAGCACGGGCTCTTCGGTTCTGCTTCCACTAAAGCTTAACAACAACTTATTAGTGGAAGCTGAGGTTCTCATCTGTGGTGGAGCTCCAAGAGGGTCAGTCCAGCAAGCCAATTCAGGGAAGTTTATTGGAGCAATCCAGACATGTGGAAGGATCCGAATTACTGACCCGAATCCGACATGGACCATGGAGACAATGCCCTTAGCTAGAGTGATGGGTGACATGACTTTACTCCCTAACGGCCAAGTCTTGATCATTAACGGTGCTGCAAGGGGGATTGCCGGTTGGGAAATGGGTAGAGATCCGGTTTTCTACCCGGTGGTTTACCTACCCGATAACCCGGTCGACACGTCTCGGTTCCAAGTACTAAACCCATCTTCCATTCCACGTATGTACCATTCCACTGCAATCTTACTACGTGATGGAAGAGTTCTAGTGGGAGGAAGTAATCCTCATCAGTATTACAGATTCTCCGGCGTTCTTTATCCGACAGAATTAAACTTAGAGGCATTCTCACCTCCTTATTTGGATTTGGAATATTCGGGATTACGCCCGACGATCACCACTCCGGTGTCATATACTAAGGTAAGGTATGGGCAACGATTGGCAGTGCGGTTCTCGGTTTCAAATTCTACTACTAAGGTGGATAAGAAGAAGGTACAGGTGACCATGGTGTCTCCATCTTTCACCACACACTCCTATTCCATGAACCAGAGGGTGTTGATGCTGAATACCGGGCATGTATTGGCTGTGACAACATCTTCGTATGCCATGGCCGTGTGGGCTCCAAATTCAGCTTTCCTAGCACCTCCTGGGTATTATCTTCTATACGTGGTTCATCAAGATATACCTAGTGAAGGGGTTTGGGTTCAAATCCACTAA